GTCCCAGCGGATCCACGGGGTCACATAATAGATCGCCAGGGTGACGATCATGATCGCCCATTTCAGCCGCCGGAACGACCCGTCGATGCGGCGCGGGAAGACCTTTTTGCGCGCCTCGAAGAAGCGGTTGGTCTCGCGGTCGGTGAGATTAGCCGGCTGGTTGTTCATTCTGGATCACCGGGTCGGGGGCATCGCTGCCGGTGGATTGGACTTCTGCATCGGAGACTTGCGGCACGAAGGCCTCGCCCCCGCCCAGCGAATGGACATAAGCGGCGAGCATCTTGACCGTGACGGGGTCGAGGCGCCCCGACCAGCTCGGCATGATGCCGTAGCGGCTGTTGGTCACGGTTTCGGTGAGGCTCGCGCGGTCGCCGCCGTAGAGCCAGATGGCGTCGGTCAGGTCGGGCGCGCCCATCGAGCGGTCGCCGCTGCCGGTCGCGCCGTGGCAGGCGGCGCAATTGTCGGCGTAGAGCTGGCGCCCGCGCAGGCTGCTCTCGCTCGAGCTTTCCGCGCCGGAAATGAAGCGGACATGGCTCACCACATCGGCGATCTGGGTGCGGTTGAGGATGCCCATCTTCCCGAAGGCGGGCATCTCGCTGTAGCGCGTGTCGTCATTGCCGGGCTCGCGGATGCCGACCTCGAGCGTCTCGTGGATCGACTGGAGGTCGCCGCCCCACAACCAGTCATCGTCGTTGAGGTTGGGATAGCCCTTCGAGCCCGCCGCACCCGAACCGTGGCACTGAACGCAATTGACCTTGAAGGCCGAGCGCCCGCCCTCGACCGCAAATTGGAGGAGGCGGCTGTCTTCCGGAAGGCGCTCCAAGGGGATTTGCGCCAGCGCGGCGGTCATCGGCGCCTTGCGCGCGGTCTCGGCGGCCATTTCCTCGGCCAGCTCGCCACGGCTCGACCAGTCGGCGGTGCCTTGCGAAAAGCCGGTGATGCCGGGCCAGGCGGGATAGACGACGGTGTAGCCGATGGCCCAGATGATGGTCGCATAGAGCGTCCACAGCCACCAGCGCGGCATCGGCGTATCGAGCTCTTCGATGCCGTCCCATTCATGGCCGACGGTCTCGGTGCCGGTCGGCTCGTCGATGCGCTTCTTCTCGTCAGCCATGGGTGCGGCCTTCCTGTTCGTCGTCATGGTCGAAGATGCTATGCTTGGCGTCATGCGCGGCAGCCTTGCCGCCCGGGCGCCAGCCCCAGCCGATCAGGCCGAGGAAGAGGAGCGTCATGAAGAGGAGCCCCCAGCTGTCGGCGAAGGTGCGGAGGAACTGGTACATCAGCGCTCCACCTCCTGCGCTTCGACCTGGCTGAAGTCGACATGGGTGCCGAGCTGCTGGAGATAGGCGACCAGCGCGTCCATCTCGGTGATGACGCTCGGCTGGAGGTCATAGTCGCGCGCCTCGGCGTCGGGGTAGCGTGTCGTCAGCCCGGCGACATCGCCGCGCCCCGTCGCCTGCGCGCGAAGGTCGGCCACCGCGCTGGCGATATGTTCCTCGCCATAGGGAACACCGACCGCCGCATTGGCCTCGAGATGGCCCTCGATCGACTTGGGATCGAGCAGCTTGTCCCTGAGAAAGCCATATTGCGGCATGATCGATTCCGGCACGACCGACTGCGGGTCGGCGAGATGCTGGACGTGCCATTCGTCCGAGTAGCGTCCACCGACGCGGGCGAGGTCGGGCCCCGTCCGCTTGGAGCCCCACAGGAAGGGATGGTCGTACTTGCTCTCGGCGGCGAGGCTGTAATGGCCGTAGCGTTCGACCTCGTCGCGGAACGGGCGGATCATCTGGCTGTGGCAGGTATTGCAGCCTTCGCGGATGTAGATGTTGCGCCCTGCCAGCTCGAGCGGCGCGAGCGGGCGGACCCCGTCGACATCCTCGACCGTGGAGTCGAGATAGAAGAGCGGGGCGATTTCCACGATACCACCGATCAGGACGGCGACGAGGGAGAAGCCGGCGAGGAGCGTGATATTCTTCTCGAGCTTCTTATGCTGCTGAACGATTTTTCGCATGGGTCTTTCCTCAGGCGCGTACGCTGGCGGGGATGGGGCGGTCCGCGACGGGGTCGTAGGCGGCATCGGTCATCGGCGCTTCGTCGCGCAGGCGGCCCTTCACGGTCATCCAGATGTTGAAGACCATGATGAGCGCGCCGGCGAAGTAGATGAGCCCGCCGCCCATGCGCATGATGTAATAGGGGTTCATCGCGGCGACGACGTCGGCGAAGGCGTAGACGAGATAGCCGTCGGCCCCATATTCGCGCCACATCAGGCCCTGGGTGATCCCCGCCACCCACATCGAGGCGGCGTAGATGGCGATGCCGAGGATGGCGAGCCAGAAGTGCCAGTTGATCATGCGCAGCGAATACATCCGGCTGCGGCCCCACAGGCGCGGCACGAGATAATAGAGGCAGGCGAAGGTGATCAGCCCGTTCCAGCCGAGCGCGCCCGAGTGGACGTGGCCGATGGTCCATTCGGTATAGTGCGACAGGCTGTTCACCGCCTTGATCGACAGCATCGGCCCTTCGAAGGTGCTCATGCCGTAGAAGGCGAGCGCGGCGACCATCATGCGGATAATGGGGTCGGTGCGGATCTTGTCCCATGCCCCGTTGAGGGTCATCAGACCGTTGATCATGCCGCCCCAGCTGGGCATCCACAGCATCACCGAGAAGACCATGCCGAGCGTCTGCGCCCAGTCGGGCAGCGCGGTGTAATGGAGGTGATGCGGGCCGGCCCAGATGTAGAGGAAGATTAGGCTCCAGAAGTGCACGATCGACAGCCGGTAGCTGTAGACCGGGCGCTCGGCCTGCTTGGGCACGAAGTAATACATCATCGCGAGGAAGCCCGCGGTCAGGAAGAAGCCGACGGCGTTATGGCCATACCACCATTGCGTCAGCGCATCCTGCACGCCGGCGAACGCGGCATAGCTCTTCGACCCCAACAGGCTCACCGGAACCGCGAGATTGTTGACGATGTGCAGCATCGCGATCGTCAGGATGAAGGCGAGGTAGAACCAGTTGGCGACATAGATATGCGGCTCGGAGCGCTTCACGATGGTCCAGACGAAGACCACGGCGTAGGCGACCCAGACCACGGTCAGCCACAGGTCGACATACCATTCGGGCTCGGCATATTCTTTCGAGCTGGTGGCGCCGAGGAGGTAGCCTGTCGCCGCCATCACGATGAACAGCTGGTAGCCCCAGAAGACGAAGCGGGCGAGGCCGGGGAAGGCGAGCCGCGCGCGGCAGGTGCGCTGGACGACGTAGAAGCTGGTCGCGAGCAGGGCATTGCCGCCAAAGGCGAAGATCACCGCGCTGGTGTGCAAGGGGCGCAGCCGCCCGAAGTTGAGATAGGGCTCGATATTGAGCCAGGGGAAGGCGAGCTGGGCGGCGATGAAGACGCCCGCGAGCAGCCCCGCGATGCCCCAGAAACTCGTCGCGATCACGCCCCAACGGACGACCTGATCGTCATAGCGAGATGCAAGATCGCGCGCGGTCGGCTGGAGAATGCCGACCTGCCCCGCCGCCACGAAAGTGGCGATGAACGCGGCGGTCGCGAGGACCAGCATGTGAAACGAAAAGATCGAATCCTTCGCCGCCGCCGCAGCGATGACGAGAAGGACGCCGGCCCAGAGCCAGGCGAAGCTGCGTTGAAAAGCGGTATCCATAAATGCCTCCCGGAATGGAAAGGCATTAGGTCAGGCGCGCCGACAGCGAATTGACCGCGGTCAAAGCCGCTTGGCTCAGCGGATGGGCAGCGGGGTGCCGGGGTCGGGGAGGGGCGCGGTGGCGGTGATCGCCTGCATCATGGCGGGAGGCAACGGCGCGGCGCGCACGGCGGCGGCAAGATCGTCGAGATGCGCCTTGTTCGCGGACTTGGGAATGGGCGCGGCGAGGCCGAGGCTGACGTGCCAGGCGATGGCGAGCTGGGCGAGGGTCAGTCCGGCCTCCTCGGCAACGTCCTCGAGCCCGTCGATCTGGCGCATCGGGCCGACCTCGAGCGGCGAATAAGCGATGGCGGCAATCTCCCGCTCCGCCATGAAGGGGAAGAGACCGGCTTCGGCGGCGCGATGCGGGATATTGTGCATCACCTGGTTTGCCGCGACCAGGTCGAGGAGCTGGCGGTCGGCAAGGTCGGCGAGCGCGTCCTCGTCGAAATTGCTCACCCCGAAGGCACGGATCCTGCCCTCGTCCATCAGCCGCCGCGCGCCCTCGAGCGTCTCCTCGAACGGCACGTCGCCGGGCCAGTGCAGGAGGTAGAGGTCGAGTTGCTCGATCCCCAGCCGGTCGAGCGAGGCGGCACAGCTCGCCAGCATCGCATCGGGGTCGGCATTCCACGGGTAGAATTTGGAGACGAGAAAGAGGGTGTCGCGGTCGCTATCGGCTATGGCCTCGCCGAGCACCTCCTCCGCACCGCCATCGGCATACATCTCCGCCGTGTCGAAATGGGTGAAGCCCAGTTTCATCGCATGACGCAGCGCCTCGACTTCGCGAGCGCGCTGCGATCCGTCCTCACCCATGTGCCAGGTCCCGATACCGACGGCTGGGATTTCAATATCGGCGGCGGCGGGGCGGAAGGGGTCGAGGTCGAACATTGGGTCTCAACGCCGCGAACCGGTGCGGGTTTCCCCTAAAGCGCCTCGACGATGGTGGCGTTGGCGATGCCGCCGCCCTCGCACATGGTCTGGAGCCCGAAGCGCTGGCCGTTCTGGCGCAGCGCATAGATCATCGTCGTCATCAGCTTGGTGCCCGACGCGCCGAGCGGATGGCCGAGCGCGATCGCGCCGCCGCGCGGGTTGAGCCTGGCCATGTCGGCACCCGTCTCCTCGAGCCACGACAGCGGCACGGGGGCGAAGGCCTCGTTGACTTCATAATGGTCGATGTCGGCATGGCTGCGCCCGGCGCGTTTCAACACCTTGGCGGTGGCGGGCGCCGGCTCCATCAGCATGACGACGGGGTCGCCCGCCGTGACCGCCAGCGCGTCGATGCGCGCGAGCGGGGTGAGGCCGTTCGCCTTCAAAGCGGCCTCCGACACCACCAGCACGCCCGAGGCGCCGTCGCAAATCTGGCTGGCATTGCCCGCCGTGATGACACCGCCCGCGCTGATCGGATTGAGGCTGGCGAACCCCTCCATCGAGGCGTTGGCGCGAATGCCTTCGTCATGGGCGTGAGCGATGCGGTTGCCCTCCTTGTCGAGCCCGTCGAGGACGAGGATCTCGTCCTGGAACGCCCCCGCCTCGGTGGCTGCGGCGGCGCGCTTGTGGCTTTCGAGCGCGAAGGCGTCGAGCTGCTCGCGGCTCATACCGTAGCGCTCAGCGATCATCTGCGCGCCGGTGAATTGCGAGAAGGTGGGGACGCCGAAGCGCTCCTTGATCGATGCCGGGAAGGGGTCGGCGGACAGGCCTGCCTGCGCCACCGCCATGATCGGCGTGCCCATGGGAACGCGCGTCATGCTCTCGACCCCGCCCGCGATCACCATGTCCTGCGTGCCGCTCATCACCGCCTGCGCAGCGAAATGGAGCGCCTGCTGCGAAGAGCCGCATTGGCGGTCGACGGTCACGGCGGGCACGCTCTCGGGCAGCGAGGAGGCGAGGACGCAGTTGCGTGCCACGTGAAAGGCCTGTTCGCCCGCCTGGGACACGCAGCCCATGATGACATCGTCCACCGCAGCGGGATCGACCCCGCTGTCGGCCACCAATGCATCGAGGATCGCCGCGCCCAGGTCGGCAGGATGCCAGTCGCGCAGCGCGCCCTTGCGTTTCGCGCCCGCGGTGCGGCGCGCCGCGACGATATAGGCCTGGCCCATTCGATCCTTCTCCCTTGTCGTTCGTTGATCATCTGATGGACAAGCGCGCTGCGATTGTCGATGCCGCGCCCGCTATGCTAGGCGCCCCGGCAAGATGATATTCCCATGGAGAGGGACGAGAAAAATGGCTGATCTGTTCGACAACCCCGCCGGCCTCGACGGCTTCGAATTCGTGGAATTCGCCGCGCCCGAAAAAGGCCTGCTCGAGCCGGTGTTCGAGGCGATGGGCTTCACCCATATTGCCAACCACCGCTCCAAGGACGTCCAGCTTTGGCGCCAGGGCGGGATCAACCTCATCACCAATTACGAGCCCGACACCCATGCCGCCTATTTCGCCGCCGAACATGGCCCCGGCGCCTGCGGCATGGCGTTTCGAGTGCGCGACATCGCGACCGCCTGGGACCATCTGATGGAAGCGGGCGCGCAGCCGATGCCGAGCGAGACGGGGCCGATGGAACTGGCCATCCCCGCGATCAAGGGCATCGGGGGCAGCTATCTCTATCTCGTCGACCGCTATCCCGACGACAATGGCGAAGGCCTCAGCATCTACGACATCGACTTCGATTATATCGAGGGTGTCGACCGCCACCCCGAGGGGGCCGGTTTCAAGGTCATCGATCACCTCACCCACAATGTCTACAACGGGCGCATGGCCTATTGGGCGGACTATTATGAGAAGCTCTTCAACTTCCAGGAAATCCGCTATTTCGACATCAAGGGCGAATATACCGGCCTGACCTCCAAGGCGCTGACCGCGCCCGACGGCAAGATCCGCATCCCGCTCAACGAGGAAGGCGAGGGCGGCAAGGGCCAGATCGAGGAATATCTGCGCGACTTCAACGGCGAGGGCATCCAGCATATCGCGCTCATCTGCGGCGATCTCTACAAGGCGTGGGACAAGCTGAAAGACCTTGGCGTGCCCTTCATGACCGCGCCGCCCGAAACCTATTACGAGATGCTCGACGAGCGCCTGCCCGGCCATGGCGAGCCGGTCGGCGACCTTCGCGCGCGCGGCATCCTCATGGACGGCACGATCGAAGACGGCCGCCCGCGCCTCCTCCTCCAGATCTTTGCCGAGGCCAAGATCGGTCCGGTGTTCTTCGAATTCATCCAGCGCAAGGGCGACGACGGCTTCGGCGAGGGCAATTTCAAGGCATTGTTCGAGAGCATGGAGCGCGACCAGATCCGCCGCGGTGTGCTCAAGACCGAAGAAACCGCCTAGGCGATCAGCCGAGCACCTCGGGCACCAGCAGCAGCGCGATCGCGCTGATCACGGCCACGCTCATGATGTTGAGGAGGACGCCGGCGCGGATCATCTGCGCGGTCGTCACCTTGCCCGAAGAATAGACGATCGCATTGGGCGCGGTAGCCACCGGCAGCATGAAGGCGCAGCTCGCCGCCAGCGTCACCGGCACGATCAACAGCAGCGGGTCGTGCCCGGTCTCGCCCGCGATCGCCGCCATCACCGGCAAGAAGGTAGCGGTGGTGGCGAGGTTGGACGTGAATTCGGTAAGGCTGATCACGAGCGCGCAGGCCGCCACGACGAGCAGCGCAATATGCCAGCCCGCCAGCGGCGCGAGCTGGCTGCCGATCCATGCCGATAGGCCGCTTTCGCTCATCGCGCCCGCCAGCGCGAGCCCGCCGCCGAACAGGACGAGCACGCCCCACGGCATGCGCTTCATTTCTTCCCAGTCCATCAACGCGCCGGGGCGTGACCCGGCGGGAATGAGGAAGGCGAGGAGCGCGGCACTCATGGCGATGGTGGTGTCGGTGACAACCGTAATGCCGGTAAGGCTGGCAAAGGGCGCGCGCAGCACCCACGCTGCAACCAGCGCCAGAAACAGCATGGCGACGCGCTTCTCTGCCGTCTCGGCGGGGCCAAGATCGTCGTGGAGCCGCTCGATCTCCGCGCGCGCGCCCGGCGTGGTGTGAAAGTCGACGCGAAAGGCGAGACGGGTCAGGACCCACCAGGCGATGGGCAGCAGGATGATGGTGGCGGGCAGCCCCACCAGCATCCACTGCGCGAAGGGAATGGCAAGGCCGTAGGTCTCGTCGAGAAAGCCCGCCATCAGCGCATTTGGCGGAGTGCCGACCAGCGTGGCCACCCCGCCGATGGTCGCGCCATAGGCCACGCCGAGAAGGAGCGCGGCTTCGAACTGGACGCGTTGTTCATCGCCGAGCTCGGGCAGGCAGCGGCGCATCGCCAGCGTGATCGACAGCGCGATCGGCACCAGCATCAGCGTGGTCGAGGTGTTGGAAATCCACATCGACAGGAGCGCGGCCGCGAGCATGAAACCGGCGACGAGCGCGCGCCCGTCGCTGCCGATACGCCGCACCATCTTCAGGGCGATCCGCTGGTGCAGCCCGCAGCGTTCGATCGCCAGCGCGACCACGAAGCCGCCGAAGAAGAGGTAGATGATCGGATGGGCGTAGCGCGCGGCGGTGGCATTCATGTCCATCGCGCCCGCGATCGGGAAAAGGATGAGCGGCAGGAAAGCGGTGGCGGCAGGCGGGATCGCCTCGGTCATCCACCATGTTCCCATCAGGACGGCGGCAGCCGCCGTGAGACGCGCTTC
The nucleotide sequence above comes from Sphingomicrobium arenosum. Encoded proteins:
- the ccoP gene encoding cytochrome-c oxidase, cbb3-type subunit III encodes the protein MADEKKRIDEPTGTETVGHEWDGIEELDTPMPRWWLWTLYATIIWAIGYTVVYPAWPGITGFSQGTADWSSRGELAEEMAAETARKAPMTAALAQIPLERLPEDSRLLQFAVEGGRSAFKVNCVQCHGSGAAGSKGYPNLNDDDWLWGGDLQSIHETLEVGIREPGNDDTRYSEMPAFGKMGILNRTQIADVVSHVRFISGAESSSESSLRGRQLYADNCAACHGATGSGDRSMGAPDLTDAIWLYGGDRASLTETVTNSRYGIMPSWSGRLDPVTVKMLAAYVHSLGGGEAFVPQVSDAEVQSTGSDAPDPVIQNEQPAG
- a CDS encoding cbb3-type cytochrome oxidase subunit 3 — protein: MYQFLRTFADSWGLLFMTLLFLGLIGWGWRPGGKAAAHDAKHSIFDHDDEQEGRTHG
- the ccoO gene encoding cytochrome-c oxidase, cbb3-type subunit II is translated as MRKIVQQHKKLEKNITLLAGFSLVAVLIGGIVEIAPLFYLDSTVEDVDGVRPLAPLELAGRNIYIREGCNTCHSQMIRPFRDEVERYGHYSLAAESKYDHPFLWGSKRTGPDLARVGGRYSDEWHVQHLADPQSVVPESIMPQYGFLRDKLLDPKSIEGHLEANAAVGVPYGEEHIASAVADLRAQATGRGDVAGLTTRYPDAEARDYDLQPSVITEMDALVAYLQQLGTHVDFSQVEAQEVER
- the ccoN gene encoding cytochrome-c oxidase, cbb3-type subunit I — protein: MDTAFQRSFAWLWAGVLLVIAAAAAKDSIFSFHMLVLATAAFIATFVAAGQVGILQPTARDLASRYDDQVVRWGVIATSFWGIAGLLAGVFIAAQLAFPWLNIEPYLNFGRLRPLHTSAVIFAFGGNALLATSFYVVQRTCRARLAFPGLARFVFWGYQLFIVMAATGYLLGATSSKEYAEPEWYVDLWLTVVWVAYAVVFVWTIVKRSEPHIYVANWFYLAFILTIAMLHIVNNLAVPVSLLGSKSYAAFAGVQDALTQWWYGHNAVGFFLTAGFLAMMYYFVPKQAERPVYSYRLSIVHFWSLIFLYIWAGPHHLHYTALPDWAQTLGMVFSVMLWMPSWGGMINGLMTLNGAWDKIRTDPIIRMMVAALAFYGMSTFEGPMLSIKAVNSLSHYTEWTIGHVHSGALGWNGLITFACLYYLVPRLWGRSRMYSLRMINWHFWLAILGIAIYAASMWVAGITQGLMWREYGADGYLVYAFADVVAAMNPYYIMRMGGGLIYFAGALIMVFNIWMTVKGRLRDEAPMTDAAYDPVADRPIPASVRA
- a CDS encoding aldo/keto reductase; the encoded protein is MFDLDPFRPAAADIEIPAVGIGTWHMGEDGSQRAREVEALRHAMKLGFTHFDTAEMYADGGAEEVLGEAIADSDRDTLFLVSKFYPWNADPDAMLASCAASLDRLGIEQLDLYLLHWPGDVPFEETLEGARRLMDEGRIRAFGVSNFDEDALADLADRQLLDLVAANQVMHNIPHRAAEAGLFPFMAEREIAAIAYSPLEVGPMRQIDGLEDVAEEAGLTLAQLAIAWHVSLGLAAPIPKSANKAHLDDLAAAVRAAPLPPAMMQAITATAPLPDPGTPLPIR
- a CDS encoding acetyl-CoA C-acetyltransferase; the encoded protein is MGQAYIVAARRTAGAKRKGALRDWHPADLGAAILDALVADSGVDPAAVDDVIMGCVSQAGEQAFHVARNCVLASSLPESVPAVTVDRQCGSSQQALHFAAQAVMSGTQDMVIAGGVESMTRVPMGTPIMAVAQAGLSADPFPASIKERFGVPTFSQFTGAQMIAERYGMSREQLDAFALESHKRAAAATEAGAFQDEILVLDGLDKEGNRIAHAHDEGIRANASMEGFASLNPISAGGVITAGNASQICDGASGVLVVSEAALKANGLTPLARIDALAVTAGDPVVMLMEPAPATAKVLKRAGRSHADIDHYEVNEAFAPVPLSWLEETGADMARLNPRGGAIALGHPLGASGTKLMTTMIYALRQNGQRFGLQTMCEGGGIANATIVEAL
- the hppD gene encoding 4-hydroxyphenylpyruvate dioxygenase, translated to MADLFDNPAGLDGFEFVEFAAPEKGLLEPVFEAMGFTHIANHRSKDVQLWRQGGINLITNYEPDTHAAYFAAEHGPGACGMAFRVRDIATAWDHLMEAGAQPMPSETGPMELAIPAIKGIGGSYLYLVDRYPDDNGEGLSIYDIDFDYIEGVDRHPEGAGFKVIDHLTHNVYNGRMAYWADYYEKLFNFQEIRYFDIKGEYTGLTSKALTAPDGKIRIPLNEEGEGGKGQIEEYLRDFNGEGIQHIALICGDLYKAWDKLKDLGVPFMTAPPETYYEMLDERLPGHGEPVGDLRARGILMDGTIEDGRPRLLLQIFAEAKIGPVFFEFIQRKGDDGFGEGNFKALFESMERDQIRRGVLKTEETA
- a CDS encoding SLC13 family permease; the encoded protein is MTAAARFSTVTGMTGDSQYRRGDAPSRTQLIGRFGGVIAAIAIALFFDPPGLSEEARLTAAAAVLMGTWWMTEAIPPAATAFLPLILFPIAGAMDMNATAARYAHPIIYLFFGGFVVALAIERCGLHQRIALKMVRRIGSDGRALVAGFMLAAALLSMWISNTSTTLMLVPIALSITLAMRRCLPELGDEQRVQFEAALLLGVAYGATIGGVATLVGTPPNALMAGFLDETYGLAIPFAQWMLVGLPATIILLPIAWWVLTRLAFRVDFHTTPGARAEIERLHDDLGPAETAEKRVAMLFLALVAAWVLRAPFASLTGITVVTDTTIAMSAALLAFLIPAGSRPGALMDWEEMKRMPWGVLVLFGGGLALAGAMSESGLSAWIGSQLAPLAGWHIALLVVAACALVISLTEFTSNLATTATFLPVMAAIAGETGHDPLLLIVPVTLAASCAFMLPVATAPNAIVYSSGKVTTAQMIRAGVLLNIMSVAVISAIALLLVPEVLG